In the genome of Neodiprion pinetum isolate iyNeoPine1 chromosome 2, iyNeoPine1.2, whole genome shotgun sequence, one region contains:
- the LOC124212756 gene encoding sodium-independent sulfate anion transporter isoform X4, whose protein sequence is MSYYAVPTRTDREIMEEFNAGIVWPTKSEKTGENHQTAKLCREMASQKCDPKELLRRRIPIVAWLPLYTWNKLFQDAMAGLTVGLTAIPQGIAYAVVAGLPAQYGLYSGFMGCFVYLILGGSKDITIGPTAIMALMVQSSVTKYGADGAVLMCFLSGCIIFLLGILHMGFLVNFISMPVISGFTNAAAVTIGSSQLKSLLGITVSGSGFVESIVGVFENITDTSLWDTLLGVVSILLLVGLKNLPANRSGNFWRKTMWVICLARNAVVVILATLVAYLLYLNDLQPFKLTGKITEGLPPFVPPPFSITYNNQTSDFPTIVKGFGSSLISLPLIAVLENIAIAKTFAKGRPLDATQEMTALGVCNILGSFFRSMPVTGSFTRTAVNNASGVQTQMGGIVTGALILLACGVLTSTFEFIPKSSLAAVIIVAMYYMLDFETFRVLWRTKKIDLMPLTVTLVSCVFLSLEDGMIIGIVVNLVLLLYFTARPGVLVQEETVDGISILIITPRQSLSFPAAEYLREQVIYRCKLSGETLPVVLDGRHVYRIDATVAKNLKYLQTDLESRKQMLIFWNWSPEVRQTLESYDSSLAQQFRTARTLDGMFVLQAEINAVRTE, encoded by the exons GAACTGATAGGGAAATAATGGAGGAATTCAATGCTGGAATCGTATGGCCGACGAAGAGCGAGAAGACGGGGGAAAATCATCAAACTGCGAAACTGT gcagGGAAATGGCGTCTCAGAAATGTGACCCGAAGGAATTGCTTCGGCGCAGGATACCGATCGTCGCATGGCTGCCACTCTACACGTGGAATAAACTATTCCAGGATGCAATGGCCGGTCTCACCGTGGGACTAACTGCGATTCCTCAGGGAATAGCTTATGCAGTTGTTGCCGGACTACCCGCTCAG TACGGACTTTACAGCGGTTTTATGGGCTGTTTCGTCTATCTGATACTCGGCGGCAGCAAGGACATCACCATAGGACCAACGGCTATCATGGCTCTTATGGTTCAATCGAGTGTCACGAAGTATGGAGCAGACGGTGCT GTACTTATGTGCTTCTTGTCCGGCTGCATAATATTCCTACTTGGTATTCTCCACATGGGTTTTTTGGTGAATTTCATAAGCATGCCGGTTATATCCGGCTTCACAAACGCCGCAGCCGTAACAATCGGGTCTTCCCAGCTGAAATCATTGTTGGGAATAACGGTGAGCGGAAGTGGATTCGTCGAATCGATTGTCGGAGTATTTGAGAACATCACGGATACCAGTCTCTGGGATACTTTGCTGGGCGTTGTATCGATCCTCCTGCTTGTCGGACTCAAG AACCTTCCCGCAAATCGTAGTGGAAACTTTTGGAGGAAGACTATGTGGGTCATCTGCTTGGCGCGGAATGCCGTTGTCGTTATTCTCGCCACCCTAGTCGCCTACCTTCTCTACCTCAATGACCTCCAGCCGTTTAAACTTACCGGAAAAATTACCGAGGGCCTTCCACCCTTTGTTCCACCCCCCTTCTCGATCACCTACAACAATCAGACGAGCGATTTCCCAACCATCGTCAAGGGATTTGGGAGCAGCCTGATCTCCCTGCCGCTTATAGCCGTACTCGAGAACATCGCAATCGCGAAGACCTTCG CCAAGGGACGTCCCTTGGATGCCACCCAGGAAATGACCGCTCTTGGAGTCTGCAACATCCTCGGCAGCTTTTTTCGCTCCATGCCGGTTACCGGAAGCTTCACTCGGACGGCTGTCAACAATGCGTCAGGAGTCCAAACGCAAATGGGGGGCATCGTCACCGGCGCCCTGATCCTACTGGCCTGTGGAGTCCTCACTTCGACCTTCGAGTTCATTCCAAAGTCCAGCCTCGCTGCGGTCATCATCGTCGCCATGTACTACATGCTGGATTTCGAGACGTTCAGGGTACTCTGGAGGACTAAGA AGATCGATTTGATGCCGTTGACGGTGACGCTGGTCTCCTGTGTTTTCCTGAGCCTCGAGGACGGGATGATTATTGGAATTGTGGTAAACCTCGTGCTACTCTTATACTTTACGGCTCGTCCGGGAGTTCTGGTCCAGGAAGAAACGGTCGACGGCATCAGTATACTGATAATAACGCCGAGGCAATCCCTGAGTTTTCCAGCGGCTGAATATCTGCGGGAGCAAGTTATCTACAG GTGCAAATTGAGCGGGGAAACTCTTCCGGTTGTTCTGGACGGTCGTCACGTGTATCGCATCGACGCAACGGTAGCGAAAAATCTTAAGTACCTTCAGACCGATCTCGAGTCCAGGAAGCAGATGCTGATATTCTGGAACTGGAGTCCAGAGGTTCGGCAAACCCTCGAAAGCTACGACAGCTCGCTTGCCCAACAGTTCAGAACCGCACGGACGTTGGACGGGATGTTTGTTCTCCAAG CAGAAATCAACGCGGTTCGAACGGAATGA
- the LOC124212756 gene encoding sodium-independent sulfate anion transporter isoform X3 translates to MPSSDVRLENDGEPSPLLRTDREIMEEFNAGIVWPTKSEKTGENHQTAKLCREMASQKCDPKELLRRRIPIVAWLPLYTWNKLFQDAMAGLTVGLTAIPQGIAYAVVAGLPAQYGLYSGFMGCFVYLILGGSKDITIGPTAIMALMVQSSVTKYGADGAVLMCFLSGCIIFLLGILHMGFLVNFISMPVISGFTNAAAVTIGSSQLKSLLGITVSGSGFVESIVGVFENITDTSLWDTLLGVVSILLLVGLKNLPANRSGNFWRKTMWVICLARNAVVVILATLVAYLLYLNDLQPFKLTGKITEGLPPFVPPPFSITYNNQTSDFPTIVKGFGSSLISLPLIAVLENIAIAKTFAKGRPLDATQEMTALGVCNILGSFFRSMPVTGSFTRTAVNNASGVQTQMGGIVTGALILLACGVLTSTFEFIPKSSLAAVIIVAMYYMLDFETFRVLWRTKKIDLMPLTVTLVSCVFLSLEDGMIIGIVVNLVLLLYFTARPGVLVQEETVDGISILIITPRQSLSFPAAEYLREQVIYRCKLSGETLPVVLDGRHVYRIDATVAKNLKYLQTDLESRKQMLIFWNWSPEVRQTLESYDSSLAQQFRTARTLDGMFVLQEINAVRTE, encoded by the exons GAACTGATAGGGAAATAATGGAGGAATTCAATGCTGGAATCGTATGGCCGACGAAGAGCGAGAAGACGGGGGAAAATCATCAAACTGCGAAACTGT gcagGGAAATGGCGTCTCAGAAATGTGACCCGAAGGAATTGCTTCGGCGCAGGATACCGATCGTCGCATGGCTGCCACTCTACACGTGGAATAAACTATTCCAGGATGCAATGGCCGGTCTCACCGTGGGACTAACTGCGATTCCTCAGGGAATAGCTTATGCAGTTGTTGCCGGACTACCCGCTCAG TACGGACTTTACAGCGGTTTTATGGGCTGTTTCGTCTATCTGATACTCGGCGGCAGCAAGGACATCACCATAGGACCAACGGCTATCATGGCTCTTATGGTTCAATCGAGTGTCACGAAGTATGGAGCAGACGGTGCT GTACTTATGTGCTTCTTGTCCGGCTGCATAATATTCCTACTTGGTATTCTCCACATGGGTTTTTTGGTGAATTTCATAAGCATGCCGGTTATATCCGGCTTCACAAACGCCGCAGCCGTAACAATCGGGTCTTCCCAGCTGAAATCATTGTTGGGAATAACGGTGAGCGGAAGTGGATTCGTCGAATCGATTGTCGGAGTATTTGAGAACATCACGGATACCAGTCTCTGGGATACTTTGCTGGGCGTTGTATCGATCCTCCTGCTTGTCGGACTCAAG AACCTTCCCGCAAATCGTAGTGGAAACTTTTGGAGGAAGACTATGTGGGTCATCTGCTTGGCGCGGAATGCCGTTGTCGTTATTCTCGCCACCCTAGTCGCCTACCTTCTCTACCTCAATGACCTCCAGCCGTTTAAACTTACCGGAAAAATTACCGAGGGCCTTCCACCCTTTGTTCCACCCCCCTTCTCGATCACCTACAACAATCAGACGAGCGATTTCCCAACCATCGTCAAGGGATTTGGGAGCAGCCTGATCTCCCTGCCGCTTATAGCCGTACTCGAGAACATCGCAATCGCGAAGACCTTCG CCAAGGGACGTCCCTTGGATGCCACCCAGGAAATGACCGCTCTTGGAGTCTGCAACATCCTCGGCAGCTTTTTTCGCTCCATGCCGGTTACCGGAAGCTTCACTCGGACGGCTGTCAACAATGCGTCAGGAGTCCAAACGCAAATGGGGGGCATCGTCACCGGCGCCCTGATCCTACTGGCCTGTGGAGTCCTCACTTCGACCTTCGAGTTCATTCCAAAGTCCAGCCTCGCTGCGGTCATCATCGTCGCCATGTACTACATGCTGGATTTCGAGACGTTCAGGGTACTCTGGAGGACTAAGA AGATCGATTTGATGCCGTTGACGGTGACGCTGGTCTCCTGTGTTTTCCTGAGCCTCGAGGACGGGATGATTATTGGAATTGTGGTAAACCTCGTGCTACTCTTATACTTTACGGCTCGTCCGGGAGTTCTGGTCCAGGAAGAAACGGTCGACGGCATCAGTATACTGATAATAACGCCGAGGCAATCCCTGAGTTTTCCAGCGGCTGAATATCTGCGGGAGCAAGTTATCTACAG GTGCAAATTGAGCGGGGAAACTCTTCCGGTTGTTCTGGACGGTCGTCACGTGTATCGCATCGACGCAACGGTAGCGAAAAATCTTAAGTACCTTCAGACCGATCTCGAGTCCAGGAAGCAGATGCTGATATTCTGGAACTGGAGTCCAGAGGTTCGGCAAACCCTCGAAAGCTACGACAGCTCGCTTGCCCAACAGTTCAGAACCGCACGGACGTTGGACGGGATGTTTGTTCTCCAAG AAATCAACGCGGTTCGAACGGAATGA
- the LOC124212756 gene encoding sodium-independent sulfate anion transporter isoform X1, translating to MPSSDVRLENDGEPSPLLRTDREIMEEFNAGIVWPTKSEKTGENHQTAKLCREMASQKCDPKELLRRRIPIVAWLPLYTWNKLFQDAMAGLTVGLTAIPQGIAYAVVAGLPAQYGLYSGFMGCFVYLILGGSKDITIGPTAIMALMVQSSVTKYGADGAVLMCFLSGCIIFLLGILHMGFLVNFISMPVISGFTNAAAVTIGSSQLKSLLGITVSGSGFVESIVGVFENITDTSLWDTLLGVVSILLLVGLKNLPANRSGNFWRKTMWVICLARNAVVVILATLVAYLLYLNDLQPFKLTGKITEGLPPFVPPPFSITYNNQTSDFPTIVKGFGSSLISLPLIAVLENIAIAKTFAKGRPLDATQEMTALGVCNILGSFFRSMPVTGSFTRTAVNNASGVQTQMGGIVTGALILLACGVLTSTFEFIPKSSLAAVIIVAMYYMLDFETFRVLWRTKKIDLMPLTVTLVSCVFLSLEDGMIIGIVVNLVLLLYFTARPGVLVQEETVDGISILIITPRQSLSFPAAEYLREQVIYRCKLSGETLPVVLDGRHVYRIDATVAKNLKYLQTDLESRKQMLIFWNWSPEVRQTLESYDSSLAQQFRTARTLDGMFVLQAEINAVRTE from the exons GAACTGATAGGGAAATAATGGAGGAATTCAATGCTGGAATCGTATGGCCGACGAAGAGCGAGAAGACGGGGGAAAATCATCAAACTGCGAAACTGT gcagGGAAATGGCGTCTCAGAAATGTGACCCGAAGGAATTGCTTCGGCGCAGGATACCGATCGTCGCATGGCTGCCACTCTACACGTGGAATAAACTATTCCAGGATGCAATGGCCGGTCTCACCGTGGGACTAACTGCGATTCCTCAGGGAATAGCTTATGCAGTTGTTGCCGGACTACCCGCTCAG TACGGACTTTACAGCGGTTTTATGGGCTGTTTCGTCTATCTGATACTCGGCGGCAGCAAGGACATCACCATAGGACCAACGGCTATCATGGCTCTTATGGTTCAATCGAGTGTCACGAAGTATGGAGCAGACGGTGCT GTACTTATGTGCTTCTTGTCCGGCTGCATAATATTCCTACTTGGTATTCTCCACATGGGTTTTTTGGTGAATTTCATAAGCATGCCGGTTATATCCGGCTTCACAAACGCCGCAGCCGTAACAATCGGGTCTTCCCAGCTGAAATCATTGTTGGGAATAACGGTGAGCGGAAGTGGATTCGTCGAATCGATTGTCGGAGTATTTGAGAACATCACGGATACCAGTCTCTGGGATACTTTGCTGGGCGTTGTATCGATCCTCCTGCTTGTCGGACTCAAG AACCTTCCCGCAAATCGTAGTGGAAACTTTTGGAGGAAGACTATGTGGGTCATCTGCTTGGCGCGGAATGCCGTTGTCGTTATTCTCGCCACCCTAGTCGCCTACCTTCTCTACCTCAATGACCTCCAGCCGTTTAAACTTACCGGAAAAATTACCGAGGGCCTTCCACCCTTTGTTCCACCCCCCTTCTCGATCACCTACAACAATCAGACGAGCGATTTCCCAACCATCGTCAAGGGATTTGGGAGCAGCCTGATCTCCCTGCCGCTTATAGCCGTACTCGAGAACATCGCAATCGCGAAGACCTTCG CCAAGGGACGTCCCTTGGATGCCACCCAGGAAATGACCGCTCTTGGAGTCTGCAACATCCTCGGCAGCTTTTTTCGCTCCATGCCGGTTACCGGAAGCTTCACTCGGACGGCTGTCAACAATGCGTCAGGAGTCCAAACGCAAATGGGGGGCATCGTCACCGGCGCCCTGATCCTACTGGCCTGTGGAGTCCTCACTTCGACCTTCGAGTTCATTCCAAAGTCCAGCCTCGCTGCGGTCATCATCGTCGCCATGTACTACATGCTGGATTTCGAGACGTTCAGGGTACTCTGGAGGACTAAGA AGATCGATTTGATGCCGTTGACGGTGACGCTGGTCTCCTGTGTTTTCCTGAGCCTCGAGGACGGGATGATTATTGGAATTGTGGTAAACCTCGTGCTACTCTTATACTTTACGGCTCGTCCGGGAGTTCTGGTCCAGGAAGAAACGGTCGACGGCATCAGTATACTGATAATAACGCCGAGGCAATCCCTGAGTTTTCCAGCGGCTGAATATCTGCGGGAGCAAGTTATCTACAG GTGCAAATTGAGCGGGGAAACTCTTCCGGTTGTTCTGGACGGTCGTCACGTGTATCGCATCGACGCAACGGTAGCGAAAAATCTTAAGTACCTTCAGACCGATCTCGAGTCCAGGAAGCAGATGCTGATATTCTGGAACTGGAGTCCAGAGGTTCGGCAAACCCTCGAAAGCTACGACAGCTCGCTTGCCCAACAGTTCAGAACCGCACGGACGTTGGACGGGATGTTTGTTCTCCAAG CAGAAATCAACGCGGTTCGAACGGAATGA
- the LOC124212756 gene encoding sodium-independent sulfate anion transporter isoform X2 encodes MIVTYQQSVLVLHTQLHTRTDREIMEEFNAGIVWPTKSEKTGENHQTAKLCREMASQKCDPKELLRRRIPIVAWLPLYTWNKLFQDAMAGLTVGLTAIPQGIAYAVVAGLPAQYGLYSGFMGCFVYLILGGSKDITIGPTAIMALMVQSSVTKYGADGAVLMCFLSGCIIFLLGILHMGFLVNFISMPVISGFTNAAAVTIGSSQLKSLLGITVSGSGFVESIVGVFENITDTSLWDTLLGVVSILLLVGLKNLPANRSGNFWRKTMWVICLARNAVVVILATLVAYLLYLNDLQPFKLTGKITEGLPPFVPPPFSITYNNQTSDFPTIVKGFGSSLISLPLIAVLENIAIAKTFAKGRPLDATQEMTALGVCNILGSFFRSMPVTGSFTRTAVNNASGVQTQMGGIVTGALILLACGVLTSTFEFIPKSSLAAVIIVAMYYMLDFETFRVLWRTKKIDLMPLTVTLVSCVFLSLEDGMIIGIVVNLVLLLYFTARPGVLVQEETVDGISILIITPRQSLSFPAAEYLREQVIYRCKLSGETLPVVLDGRHVYRIDATVAKNLKYLQTDLESRKQMLIFWNWSPEVRQTLESYDSSLAQQFRTARTLDGMFVLQAEINAVRTE; translated from the exons GAACTGATAGGGAAATAATGGAGGAATTCAATGCTGGAATCGTATGGCCGACGAAGAGCGAGAAGACGGGGGAAAATCATCAAACTGCGAAACTGT gcagGGAAATGGCGTCTCAGAAATGTGACCCGAAGGAATTGCTTCGGCGCAGGATACCGATCGTCGCATGGCTGCCACTCTACACGTGGAATAAACTATTCCAGGATGCAATGGCCGGTCTCACCGTGGGACTAACTGCGATTCCTCAGGGAATAGCTTATGCAGTTGTTGCCGGACTACCCGCTCAG TACGGACTTTACAGCGGTTTTATGGGCTGTTTCGTCTATCTGATACTCGGCGGCAGCAAGGACATCACCATAGGACCAACGGCTATCATGGCTCTTATGGTTCAATCGAGTGTCACGAAGTATGGAGCAGACGGTGCT GTACTTATGTGCTTCTTGTCCGGCTGCATAATATTCCTACTTGGTATTCTCCACATGGGTTTTTTGGTGAATTTCATAAGCATGCCGGTTATATCCGGCTTCACAAACGCCGCAGCCGTAACAATCGGGTCTTCCCAGCTGAAATCATTGTTGGGAATAACGGTGAGCGGAAGTGGATTCGTCGAATCGATTGTCGGAGTATTTGAGAACATCACGGATACCAGTCTCTGGGATACTTTGCTGGGCGTTGTATCGATCCTCCTGCTTGTCGGACTCAAG AACCTTCCCGCAAATCGTAGTGGAAACTTTTGGAGGAAGACTATGTGGGTCATCTGCTTGGCGCGGAATGCCGTTGTCGTTATTCTCGCCACCCTAGTCGCCTACCTTCTCTACCTCAATGACCTCCAGCCGTTTAAACTTACCGGAAAAATTACCGAGGGCCTTCCACCCTTTGTTCCACCCCCCTTCTCGATCACCTACAACAATCAGACGAGCGATTTCCCAACCATCGTCAAGGGATTTGGGAGCAGCCTGATCTCCCTGCCGCTTATAGCCGTACTCGAGAACATCGCAATCGCGAAGACCTTCG CCAAGGGACGTCCCTTGGATGCCACCCAGGAAATGACCGCTCTTGGAGTCTGCAACATCCTCGGCAGCTTTTTTCGCTCCATGCCGGTTACCGGAAGCTTCACTCGGACGGCTGTCAACAATGCGTCAGGAGTCCAAACGCAAATGGGGGGCATCGTCACCGGCGCCCTGATCCTACTGGCCTGTGGAGTCCTCACTTCGACCTTCGAGTTCATTCCAAAGTCCAGCCTCGCTGCGGTCATCATCGTCGCCATGTACTACATGCTGGATTTCGAGACGTTCAGGGTACTCTGGAGGACTAAGA AGATCGATTTGATGCCGTTGACGGTGACGCTGGTCTCCTGTGTTTTCCTGAGCCTCGAGGACGGGATGATTATTGGAATTGTGGTAAACCTCGTGCTACTCTTATACTTTACGGCTCGTCCGGGAGTTCTGGTCCAGGAAGAAACGGTCGACGGCATCAGTATACTGATAATAACGCCGAGGCAATCCCTGAGTTTTCCAGCGGCTGAATATCTGCGGGAGCAAGTTATCTACAG GTGCAAATTGAGCGGGGAAACTCTTCCGGTTGTTCTGGACGGTCGTCACGTGTATCGCATCGACGCAACGGTAGCGAAAAATCTTAAGTACCTTCAGACCGATCTCGAGTCCAGGAAGCAGATGCTGATATTCTGGAACTGGAGTCCAGAGGTTCGGCAAACCCTCGAAAGCTACGACAGCTCGCTTGCCCAACAGTTCAGAACCGCACGGACGTTGGACGGGATGTTTGTTCTCCAAG CAGAAATCAACGCGGTTCGAACGGAATGA
- the LOC124212756 gene encoding sodium-independent sulfate anion transporter isoform X5, whose translation MEEFNAGIVWPTKSEKTGENHQTAKLCREMASQKCDPKELLRRRIPIVAWLPLYTWNKLFQDAMAGLTVGLTAIPQGIAYAVVAGLPAQYGLYSGFMGCFVYLILGGSKDITIGPTAIMALMVQSSVTKYGADGAVLMCFLSGCIIFLLGILHMGFLVNFISMPVISGFTNAAAVTIGSSQLKSLLGITVSGSGFVESIVGVFENITDTSLWDTLLGVVSILLLVGLKNLPANRSGNFWRKTMWVICLARNAVVVILATLVAYLLYLNDLQPFKLTGKITEGLPPFVPPPFSITYNNQTSDFPTIVKGFGSSLISLPLIAVLENIAIAKTFAKGRPLDATQEMTALGVCNILGSFFRSMPVTGSFTRTAVNNASGVQTQMGGIVTGALILLACGVLTSTFEFIPKSSLAAVIIVAMYYMLDFETFRVLWRTKKIDLMPLTVTLVSCVFLSLEDGMIIGIVVNLVLLLYFTARPGVLVQEETVDGISILIITPRQSLSFPAAEYLREQVIYRCKLSGETLPVVLDGRHVYRIDATVAKNLKYLQTDLESRKQMLIFWNWSPEVRQTLESYDSSLAQQFRTARTLDGMFVLQAEINAVRTE comes from the exons ATGGAGGAATTCAATGCTGGAATCGTATGGCCGACGAAGAGCGAGAAGACGGGGGAAAATCATCAAACTGCGAAACTGT gcagGGAAATGGCGTCTCAGAAATGTGACCCGAAGGAATTGCTTCGGCGCAGGATACCGATCGTCGCATGGCTGCCACTCTACACGTGGAATAAACTATTCCAGGATGCAATGGCCGGTCTCACCGTGGGACTAACTGCGATTCCTCAGGGAATAGCTTATGCAGTTGTTGCCGGACTACCCGCTCAG TACGGACTTTACAGCGGTTTTATGGGCTGTTTCGTCTATCTGATACTCGGCGGCAGCAAGGACATCACCATAGGACCAACGGCTATCATGGCTCTTATGGTTCAATCGAGTGTCACGAAGTATGGAGCAGACGGTGCT GTACTTATGTGCTTCTTGTCCGGCTGCATAATATTCCTACTTGGTATTCTCCACATGGGTTTTTTGGTGAATTTCATAAGCATGCCGGTTATATCCGGCTTCACAAACGCCGCAGCCGTAACAATCGGGTCTTCCCAGCTGAAATCATTGTTGGGAATAACGGTGAGCGGAAGTGGATTCGTCGAATCGATTGTCGGAGTATTTGAGAACATCACGGATACCAGTCTCTGGGATACTTTGCTGGGCGTTGTATCGATCCTCCTGCTTGTCGGACTCAAG AACCTTCCCGCAAATCGTAGTGGAAACTTTTGGAGGAAGACTATGTGGGTCATCTGCTTGGCGCGGAATGCCGTTGTCGTTATTCTCGCCACCCTAGTCGCCTACCTTCTCTACCTCAATGACCTCCAGCCGTTTAAACTTACCGGAAAAATTACCGAGGGCCTTCCACCCTTTGTTCCACCCCCCTTCTCGATCACCTACAACAATCAGACGAGCGATTTCCCAACCATCGTCAAGGGATTTGGGAGCAGCCTGATCTCCCTGCCGCTTATAGCCGTACTCGAGAACATCGCAATCGCGAAGACCTTCG CCAAGGGACGTCCCTTGGATGCCACCCAGGAAATGACCGCTCTTGGAGTCTGCAACATCCTCGGCAGCTTTTTTCGCTCCATGCCGGTTACCGGAAGCTTCACTCGGACGGCTGTCAACAATGCGTCAGGAGTCCAAACGCAAATGGGGGGCATCGTCACCGGCGCCCTGATCCTACTGGCCTGTGGAGTCCTCACTTCGACCTTCGAGTTCATTCCAAAGTCCAGCCTCGCTGCGGTCATCATCGTCGCCATGTACTACATGCTGGATTTCGAGACGTTCAGGGTACTCTGGAGGACTAAGA AGATCGATTTGATGCCGTTGACGGTGACGCTGGTCTCCTGTGTTTTCCTGAGCCTCGAGGACGGGATGATTATTGGAATTGTGGTAAACCTCGTGCTACTCTTATACTTTACGGCTCGTCCGGGAGTTCTGGTCCAGGAAGAAACGGTCGACGGCATCAGTATACTGATAATAACGCCGAGGCAATCCCTGAGTTTTCCAGCGGCTGAATATCTGCGGGAGCAAGTTATCTACAG GTGCAAATTGAGCGGGGAAACTCTTCCGGTTGTTCTGGACGGTCGTCACGTGTATCGCATCGACGCAACGGTAGCGAAAAATCTTAAGTACCTTCAGACCGATCTCGAGTCCAGGAAGCAGATGCTGATATTCTGGAACTGGAGTCCAGAGGTTCGGCAAACCCTCGAAAGCTACGACAGCTCGCTTGCCCAACAGTTCAGAACCGCACGGACGTTGGACGGGATGTTTGTTCTCCAAG CAGAAATCAACGCGGTTCGAACGGAATGA